From Alphaproteobacteria bacterium, a single genomic window includes:
- a CDS encoding insulinase family protein: MPESPCSEPLRRPLRRVGIGLTLALALWLGPAAAKVFGPTTFRLDNGLQVVVIENHRVPAVVQMLWYKVGAADEVPGYSGLAHFFEHLMFKGTKKTPPGTFEALVRRHGGHENAFTTWDHTAFYQVVPREQLGAVMALEADRMTGLTLTDSDIETERQVVLEEWNERVGQNPSAKLSQAMNAALYRNSPYMRPVIGWRQEVAALDHETVRTFYHRHYAPDNAVLVVAGDVEPDAVRALAKQYYGPIPAAHLAPRHRPKEPPPMAASRVTVKDERVTVPSWRRSYLAPSLHSAGHEHADALEVLAEILGNRSVGRLTKALVQGSEQATAVGAWYDSDSIGETTFGFYAVPAAGVGLADLETAMDGEIARLLRDGVTADEVARTVKSMQADAVYARDDLQTGARVLGEALANGGTVEQVETWPERIAAVTPADVLAAARLVFQPDRSVTGLLLPKDPAS; this comes from the coding sequence ATGCCGGAGTCTCCCTGTTCTGAGCCCCTCCGTCGGCCGTTGCGCCGGGTCGGCATCGGCCTGACCCTGGCGCTGGCCCTGTGGCTGGGGCCCGCCGCGGCCAAGGTGTTCGGCCCCACGACATTCCGCCTCGATAACGGCCTGCAGGTCGTGGTGATCGAGAACCACCGGGTTCCCGCCGTCGTGCAGATGCTGTGGTACAAGGTCGGCGCCGCCGACGAAGTGCCCGGCTATTCCGGCCTGGCCCATTTCTTCGAACACCTGATGTTCAAGGGCACGAAAAAGACCCCGCCCGGCACGTTCGAGGCGCTGGTGCGCCGCCATGGCGGCCATGAGAACGCGTTCACCACCTGGGACCATACCGCCTTCTATCAGGTGGTCCCGCGCGAACAACTGGGCGCGGTCATGGCGCTGGAGGCCGACCGCATGACCGGCCTGACCCTGACCGACTCCGATATCGAAACCGAACGGCAGGTGGTGCTGGAGGAATGGAACGAGCGGGTCGGCCAGAACCCGTCCGCCAAGCTCAGCCAGGCGATGAACGCCGCGCTCTATCGCAACAGCCCCTATATGCGGCCGGTGATCGGCTGGCGGCAGGAAGTTGCGGCGCTGGACCACGAAACGGTGCGCACCTTCTATCACCGGCATTACGCCCCGGACAACGCGGTGCTGGTGGTCGCCGGCGATGTCGAGCCGGACGCGGTGCGGGCGCTGGCAAAGCAATATTACGGCCCGATCCCCGCCGCCCATCTGGCGCCGCGCCACCGGCCGAAAGAGCCGCCGCCGATGGCGGCCTCCCGCGTGACCGTGAAGGACGAGCGGGTGACGGTGCCCAGCTGGCGGCGCAGCTATCTGGCGCCCTCGCTGCACAGCGCCGGCCACGAACACGCGGACGCCCTGGAAGTGCTGGCCGAGATCCTGGGCAACCGGTCCGTCGGCCGCCTGACCAAGGCGCTGGTTCAGGGCTCGGAACAGGCCACCGCCGTCGGCGCGTGGTACGACAGCGACAGCATCGGCGAGACCACGTTCGGCTTTTATGCGGTTCCGGCCGCGGGCGTCGGCCTCGCCGACCTGGAAACCGCGATGGACGGCGAAATCGCGCGCCTGTTGCGCGACGGCGTGACCGCGGACGAGGTTGCCCGGACGGTCAAGAGCATGCAGGCGGACGCCGTCTATGCCCGCGACGACCTGCAGACCGGCGCCCGCGTCCTGGGCGAGGCGCTGGCCAATGGCGGCACCGTCGAACAGGTGGAAACCTGGCCGGAGCGCATTGCCGCGGTCACGCCGGCCGACGTGCTGGCCGCGGCGCGGCTGGTGTTCCAGCCCGATCGTTCGGTGACCGGCTTGCTGTTGCCCAAGGACCCCGCATCGTGA
- a CDS encoding insulinase family protein: protein MRHLFLVLIALVLALPAQAKQDAIVEVTSPGGITAWLRQDSSVPLLAIDFRFREATDVPADKAGVQTLAAAMLTEGAGDWDQDAFRQALNDEAIGLSYAAGRDYFSGSLTTLTANRALAVRLLHASLTAPQLGEAALRQNKAALVSSLRRSETQPDAIAYRTWFRLAFPDHPYGRSVRGTAETAAGLEAADVRGFLDRVLTRKDLVIGVAGDITPEALAPLLDQAFGGLPDRAPPSDLPPVPPMPKGMAVVAHPGPQSVVVFGEAGIPRSDPDWYAALVVNQILGGSTFSSRLGEEVREKRGLAYGITTGLAPYRAGPVLLGRTATRSAAVKETVDIIAREWQRLATDGPTADELADAKAYLIGAFPLSLDSTDSIAAVLVDMQSAGLPRDYWAKRPAVIEAVDLATARRVAARLLHADRLLSVVVGTPDGLTNTLGP, encoded by the coding sequence GTGAGACACCTTTTCCTGGTCCTCATCGCCCTGGTGCTGGCCCTGCCGGCCCAGGCGAAACAGGACGCCATCGTCGAGGTCACCAGCCCCGGCGGCATCACCGCATGGCTGCGTCAGGATTCCTCCGTTCCCCTGCTGGCCATCGACTTCCGCTTTCGCGAGGCGACGGACGTGCCGGCCGACAAGGCGGGGGTTCAGACCCTGGCCGCGGCCATGCTGACCGAGGGTGCGGGCGACTGGGACCAGGATGCCTTCCGCCAGGCGCTGAACGACGAGGCCATCGGCCTGTCGTACGCGGCGGGCCGCGATTATTTCTCCGGCAGCCTGACCACGCTGACCGCCAACCGGGCGCTGGCGGTGCGCCTGCTGCACGCCAGCCTGACGGCGCCGCAGCTGGGGGAGGCGGCGTTGCGCCAGAACAAGGCGGCGCTGGTCTCCAGCCTCCGCCGCAGCGAAACCCAGCCGGACGCCATCGCCTACCGCACCTGGTTCCGCCTGGCCTTTCCGGACCATCCCTATGGCCGGTCGGTGCGCGGCACCGCCGAAACCGCGGCCGGCCTGGAAGCCGCCGACGTGCGCGGCTTTCTCGACCGGGTTCTGACCCGCAAGGATCTGGTGATCGGTGTCGCCGGCGACATCACGCCGGAAGCGCTCGCCCCCTTGCTGGACCAGGCCTTCGGGGGCCTGCCGGATCGGGCACCGCCTTCGGACCTGCCGCCGGTGCCGCCCATGCCCAAGGGCATGGCGGTCGTCGCCCATCCCGGCCCGCAAAGCGTTGTCGTGTTCGGCGAAGCCGGCATTCCGCGCTCGGATCCGGACTGGTATGCGGCACTGGTGGTGAATCAGATTCTGGGCGGCAGCACGTTTTCCTCCCGTCTGGGCGAAGAGGTGCGGGAGAAACGCGGGCTGGCCTATGGCATCACCACGGGTCTGGCGCCGTATCGCGCGGGGCCGGTGCTGCTGGGCCGCACCGCCACCCGCAGCGCGGCGGTCAAGGAAACGGTCGACATCATCGCCCGCGAATGGCAGCGCCTCGCCACGGACGGCCCCACGGCCGACGAGCTGGCGGATGCCAAGGCCTATCTGATCGGCGCGTTCCCGCTCAGCCTCGATTCGACCGACTCCATCGCCGCGGTGCTGGTCGACATGCAGTCGGCCGGATTGCCGCGGGACTATTGGGCCAAACGGCCGGCGGTCATCGAAGCGGTCGACCTTGCCACCGCACGCCGCGTCGCCGCGCGCCTGCTGCACGCCGATCGTTTGCTGAGCGTGGTGGTGGGAACCCCGGACGGTTTGACTAACACATTGGGGCCGTAG
- a CDS encoding ribbon-helix-helix domain-containing protein has protein sequence MSEQLRRRSVTISGHRTSVSLEDPFWEQLKGIAAERNLSIANVVAEVDKGRQSNLSSALRVFVLKELLKRQTTMPLNS, from the coding sequence ATGAGCGAACAACTCCGTCGTCGGTCGGTCACCATTTCCGGCCATCGGACCAGCGTATCCCTGGAAGATCCCTTTTGGGAGCAACTCAAGGGCATTGCCGCGGAACGCAACCTCTCCATCGCGAACGTGGTGGCCGAGGTTGACAAGGGCCGGCAGAGCAATCTGTCCAGCGCGCTCCGCGTGTTTGTGCTGAAGGAACTTCTGAAGCGTCAGACCACGATGCCTCTGAATTCCTGA
- a CDS encoding oxidoreductase, protein MFRALYLEQNEDKSVRCSIQSLDESVLPDGDVRVAVDYSTINYKDGLAITGAAPVVRTYPMVPGIDFAGTVAESQNAEFRVGDAVVLNGWGVGEGHWGGLAQQARVKGDWLIKRPAAFSARQAMAIGTAGYTAALCVQALADAGITPERGDILVTGAAGGVGSVAIALLAQRGYRVIASTGRASEEAYLKGLGAADIIDRNELSEKGRPMGRERWAGAVDAVGSHTLANVLAQTRYGGAVAACGLAQGGDLPASVYPFILRSVALLGVDSVMAPRAKREAAWALLADSLETAKLDAITREVSLEDAPAVAADILKGQVRGRVVVNVNG, encoded by the coding sequence ATGTTCCGTGCCCTCTATCTGGAGCAGAACGAGGACAAATCCGTCCGCTGCTCGATCCAGTCCCTCGACGAAAGCGTCCTGCCCGACGGCGATGTGCGGGTGGCCGTGGACTATTCGACCATCAACTACAAGGACGGCCTGGCGATCACCGGGGCGGCGCCGGTGGTCCGGACCTATCCGATGGTGCCGGGCATCGACTTTGCCGGCACGGTCGCCGAGTCGCAAAACGCCGAATTCCGGGTCGGCGACGCGGTCGTCCTGAACGGCTGGGGCGTCGGCGAGGGCCATTGGGGCGGGCTGGCGCAGCAGGCGCGGGTCAAGGGCGACTGGCTGATCAAGCGACCGGCCGCTTTCAGCGCCCGCCAGGCCATGGCCATCGGCACGGCCGGCTATACGGCGGCACTGTGCGTGCAGGCGCTGGCCGACGCCGGCATCACGCCCGAGCGCGGCGATATTCTGGTGACCGGTGCGGCCGGCGGTGTCGGCAGCGTCGCCATCGCGCTGCTGGCCCAACGCGGCTACCGGGTGATCGCGTCCACCGGCCGGGCGAGCGAGGAGGCCTATCTGAAGGGCCTGGGTGCCGCCGACATCATCGACCGCAACGAGTTGTCGGAAAAAGGGCGCCCGATGGGCAGGGAGCGCTGGGCCGGCGCCGTCGATGCGGTCGGCAGCCACACCCTGGCCAATGTCCTGGCGCAGACCCGGTATGGCGGCGCCGTCGCCGCCTGCGGCCTGGCCCAGGGCGGCGACCTGCCCGCCTCGGTCTATCCGTTCATCCTGCGCAGCGTCGCGCTGCTGGGCGTGGATTCGGTGATGGCGCCGCGGGCGAAGCGCGAGGCGGCGTGGGCGCTGCTGGCGGACAGTCTGGAGACCGCGAAGCTGGACGCAATCACGCGGGAAGTGTCGCTGGAAGACGCACCGGCGGTGGCCGCGGACATTCTCAAGGGTCAGGTGCGGGGCCGGGTCGTCGTCAACGTCAACGGCTGA
- a CDS encoding HugZ family protein: protein MTDATEPSDAGREPVALRQTVDDDVRRRVATLVRTARHAALACLEPETGAPLASRIGLATDIAGAPVFLTSALTAHTPALLADSRCALLVGDPGKGDPLAHPRVTLSGRAERVLPGAEREAVRWRYLARHPKAALYADFGDFAFWRVRIERASFNGGFGKAYHLAAADLVRPEDDLAAAFAGLQADVCGHMNADHAGAVALYATALCSAPAGAWRLAGIDPDGLDLVAGDRGERLWFETPLADPAAIRPTLVALAGRARSVAAAKGERPQA from the coding sequence ATGACCGATGCCACCGAACCCTCCGACGCCGGCCGCGAGCCGGTCGCCTTGCGGCAAACCGTCGATGACGACGTGCGCCGTCGGGTCGCGACACTGGTCCGTACCGCACGCCATGCGGCGCTGGCCTGTCTGGAGCCGGAAACGGGGGCGCCGCTGGCGAGCCGCATCGGGCTTGCCACCGATATTGCGGGCGCGCCGGTGTTCCTGACCTCGGCGCTCACGGCGCACACGCCGGCCCTGCTGGCGGATTCGCGCTGCGCGCTGCTGGTGGGCGACCCCGGCAAGGGCGACCCGCTGGCCCATCCGCGCGTCACCCTCAGCGGCCGGGCGGAGCGGGTGTTGCCGGGTGCGGAGCGGGAGGCCGTGCGCTGGCGCTATCTGGCGCGCCATCCAAAGGCGGCGCTCTATGCGGATTTCGGCGATTTCGCGTTCTGGCGGGTGCGGATCGAGCGGGCGAGCTTCAACGGCGGCTTCGGCAAGGCCTATCACCTGGCGGCCGCGGACCTAGTGCGGCCGGAGGACGACCTCGCCGCCGCTTTCGCCGGTTTGCAGGCGGATGTCTGCGGCCATATGAACGCCGATCATGCCGGCGCGGTGGCGCTGTATGCGACCGCGCTTTGCAGCGCGCCGGCCGGGGCGTGGCGGCTGGCGGGGATCGACCCGGACGGGCTGGATCTGGTGGCCGGCGACCGCGGCGAGCGGCTGTGGTTCGAAACGCCGCTGGCAGACCCGGCGGCGATCCGGCCGACATTGGTCGCGCTGGCCGGCCGGGCGCGGAGCGTGGCCGCGGCAAAGGGGGAGCGCCCGCAGGCTTGA
- a CDS encoding DMT family transporter, with protein MQQDIPRGILCIALSTVVLTSQDAITKWLLQSHHAGEVMFIRGLMAVPVVVVMHLLLGHSLPRLRSRKPGFTAYRSVIAVVCSFFVTLSFVFLPLADALAIVFVSPLIITALSAVMLREPVGWRRWLAVMAGFGGVLLITEPGQAPLTWVIVLPLMAALTAAFRDIASRQLAGVDPPTTTLFWNMIANAIGGALTLPFFGFTWPAPDHWLLFGLSAVMVVIAMWLIVAAFQLASGAAIAPYRYLSLVWAGLIGYAVWGDIPSETKLLGAAIVAVSGLFILWRETRLRRQLKRA; from the coding sequence ATGCAACAAGACATCCCGCGCGGCATTCTGTGCATCGCGCTGTCCACGGTCGTCCTCACCTCCCAGGACGCCATCACCAAATGGCTGTTGCAAAGCCATCATGCCGGCGAGGTGATGTTCATCCGCGGCCTGATGGCCGTGCCGGTGGTGGTGGTCATGCATCTGCTGCTCGGCCACTCGCTGCCGCGCCTGCGCTCGCGCAAGCCGGGTTTCACCGCCTACCGCTCGGTCATCGCCGTCGTTTGCAGCTTCTTCGTCACCCTGTCCTTCGTGTTCCTGCCGCTGGCGGACGCGCTCGCCATCGTGTTCGTGAGCCCGCTGATCATCACCGCGCTTTCGGCGGTGATGCTGCGCGAGCCCGTGGGCTGGCGGCGCTGGCTGGCGGTGATGGCGGGGTTCGGCGGCGTGCTGCTGATCACCGAGCCGGGCCAGGCGCCGCTCACCTGGGTGATCGTGCTGCCGCTGATGGCGGCCCTGACCGCCGCTTTCCGCGACATCGCCTCGCGCCAGCTGGCCGGCGTCGACCCGCCGACGACGACGCTGTTCTGGAACATGATCGCCAACGCCATCGGCGGCGCACTGACGCTGCCGTTCTTCGGTTTCACCTGGCCGGCGCCGGACCACTGGTTGCTGTTCGGGCTCTCGGCCGTCATGGTGGTGATCGCCATGTGGTTGATCGTGGCGGCCTTTCAGCTGGCCTCCGGCGCAGCCATCGCGCCCTACCGGTATCTGTCGCTGGTGTGGGCAGGCTTGATCGGCTATGCGGTTTGGGGTGACATACCGTCCGAGACGAAGCTATTGGGCGCCGCTATCGTCGCTGTCAGCGGCCTGTTCATCCTCTGGCGCGAGACCCGGTTGCGACGCCAGTTGAAGCGAGCCTGA
- a CDS encoding alpha/beta fold hydrolase yields MTEPETKSIATATGRIAYREAGCGPALVCLHGLGGGARSWSQQLRGLSDRRRVIAWDTPGYGGSDDYPSKIPTPAHYADALVAMLDGIGVTGAFDLVGHSMGGAIAPQIVARHPGRVRRLVLSATRIAFANWGGYEERLKEHASMTPEEFGATRAKSMCSADAPVAARAAVAGIASELRAPGYAAAVHLLSVCNNEKELRALRLPVLVLAGAEDRIAPEAETAALTALVPGARREIIGHAAHAAYVEQPAAYNARLTAFLDP; encoded by the coding sequence ATGACCGAGCCCGAGACCAAGTCCATCGCCACCGCCACCGGCCGCATCGCCTACCGCGAAGCGGGCTGCGGCCCGGCCCTGGTCTGCCTGCACGGGCTTGGCGGCGGCGCCCGCTCCTGGAGCCAGCAATTGCGGGGGCTGAGCGACCGGCGCCGCGTGATCGCCTGGGATACGCCCGGCTATGGCGGCTCCGACGATTATCCCTCGAAAATCCCGACCCCGGCCCATTATGCCGACGCCCTGGTCGCCATGCTGGACGGCATCGGCGTCACCGGCGCGTTCGACCTGGTGGGCCATTCCATGGGCGGCGCCATCGCCCCCCAGATCGTGGCGCGGCATCCGGGCCGGGTGCGCCGGCTGGTGCTGTCGGCCACCCGCATCGCCTTCGCCAACTGGGGCGGCTATGAGGAGCGCCTGAAAGAGCACGCCTCGATGACGCCGGAGGAGTTCGGCGCCACCCGGGCCAAGTCCATGTGCTCGGCCGATGCGCCGGTGGCGGCGCGGGCCGCCGTCGCGGGCATTGCCAGCGAGCTCCGGGCGCCCGGCTATGCCGCCGCCGTGCACCTGCTGTCGGTCTGCAACAACGAGAAAGAACTCCGCGCCCTGCGCCTGCCGGTGCTGGTGCTGGCAGGCGCGGAGGACCGCATCGCGCCGGAGGCCGAGACCGCGGCCCTGACCGCCCTGGTTCCCGGCGCCCGTCGGGAAATCATCGGCCACGCCGCGCACGCCGCCTATGTGGAACAGCCCGCCGCCTACAATGCCCGCCTGACGGCGTTTCTCGATCCCTGA
- a CDS encoding aspartate dehydrogenase — protein sequence MSLTVGIGSFGTIGRQVARLLDAGGIPGLSLALVSAQDRARAAERMADFHRPVPVVDLADLAACDVVLEAAPAVVFEAIAAPAIEAGRIFLPTSVGALLPRRPLVERAAETGARIIVPTGALLGLDAVRAAAEGTIHTVAMVTRKPPRGLVGAPYLVENAISVEGLSAPKLVFEGSVRAGAAGFPANVNVAAALSLACAGPRLADFDTWPDRITLQIWADPGVDRNTHHITVDSDSARFSLDIATIPTEENPRTGKITALSVIACLRSLTQTLKVGT from the coding sequence ATGAGTTTGACCGTCGGCATCGGCTCGTTCGGCACTATCGGCCGACAGGTCGCGCGCCTGCTGGACGCGGGCGGCATCCCGGGCCTGAGCCTCGCCCTGGTCTCGGCGCAGGACCGGGCGCGCGCGGCCGAGCGCATGGCCGATTTCCACCGACCGGTGCCGGTGGTCGATCTGGCCGACCTGGCCGCCTGCGACGTGGTGTTGGAAGCCGCCCCGGCCGTGGTGTTCGAGGCCATCGCGGCGCCGGCCATCGAGGCCGGCCGCATCTTCCTGCCGACCAGCGTCGGCGCGCTGTTGCCCCGCCGTCCTCTGGTCGAGCGGGCGGCGGAGACGGGCGCCCGCATCATCGTGCCGACCGGGGCGCTGCTGGGTCTGGACGCGGTGCGCGCCGCGGCGGAGGGCACGATCCACACGGTCGCCATGGTTACCCGCAAGCCGCCGCGCGGCCTCGTCGGTGCGCCGTATCTGGTGGAAAACGCGATTTCGGTCGAGGGGTTGAGCGCGCCGAAACTGGTGTTCGAAGGGTCGGTGCGCGCGGGCGCCGCCGGCTTTCCCGCCAATGTGAACGTCGCCGCCGCCCTGTCGCTCGCCTGCGCCGGGCCGCGGCTCGCCGACTTCGACACCTGGCCGGACCGGATCACACTACAGATCTGGGCCGACCCGGGCGTCGACCGCAACACCCATCACATCACCGTGGATTCGGACAGCGCCCGCTTTTCCCTGGATATCGCCACCATCCCGACCGAGGAAAACCCGCGCACGGGCAAGATCACCGCACTCAGCGTCATCGCCTGCCTGCGCAGCCTGACCCAGACCCTGAAAGTCGGCACCTGA
- a CDS encoding MBL fold metallo-hydrolase, which translates to MPVTVRASQSEDDTAFTIRFWGVRGSVPTPGPETVRYGGNTSCVEVTCGGRRVVIDGGTGLRLLGREMAAEGQVQADILLSHTHLDHIEGFPFFAPAFVPGNQFRIWAGHLLPEATLEQTLGRLMSAPLFPVPLEAFGPQVKYYDFRAGDRLVLSDRILVRTAMLDHPNDAVGYRVEFEGRAVCYISDTSHKPGETNEAIAGLIAGADLVIYDSMFNAQEFAQRPHWGHSTWEEAIRLARLADVKRMALFHHDPARTDDDLDELGRIAAARQPGTFVAREGQTVTV; encoded by the coding sequence ATGCCGGTGACTGTGAGAGCAAGCCAAAGCGAAGACGATACCGCGTTCACCATCCGCTTCTGGGGCGTGCGCGGCAGTGTGCCCACCCCCGGGCCGGAGACCGTGCGCTATGGCGGCAACACCTCCTGCGTGGAGGTGACCTGTGGCGGCCGGCGCGTCGTGATCGACGGCGGCACCGGGCTGCGGCTGCTGGGGCGCGAGATGGCGGCGGAAGGCCAGGTGCAGGCGGATATTCTGCTGTCCCACACCCATCTGGACCATATCGAGGGCTTCCCCTTCTTCGCCCCCGCCTTCGTGCCCGGCAACCAGTTCCGGATCTGGGCGGGCCATTTGCTGCCGGAGGCGACGCTGGAACAGACCCTGGGCCGGCTGATGTCCGCGCCGCTGTTTCCGGTGCCGCTGGAAGCGTTCGGCCCGCAGGTCAAATACTACGACTTTCGCGCCGGCGACCGGCTGGTGCTGAGCGATCGCATCCTCGTGCGGACCGCGATGCTGGATCATCCGAACGATGCGGTCGGCTACCGGGTGGAGTTCGAGGGGCGGGCCGTCTGCTATATCTCCGACACCTCGCACAAGCCAGGCGAAACCAACGAGGCCATCGCCGGCCTGATCGCAGGCGCGGATCTGGTCATCTACGATTCCATGTTCAACGCCCAGGAATTCGCCCAGCGGCCGCACTGGGGCCATTCCACCTGGGAGGAAGCAATCCGCCTGGCCCGCCTGGCCGATGTCAAGCGCATGGCCCTGTTCCATCACGACCCCGCGCGCACGGATGACGACCTGGACGAGCTGGGGCGCATCGCCGCCGCCCGCCAGCCCGGCACCTTCGTGGCCCGCGAAGGCCAGACCGTGACGGTCTGA
- a CDS encoding response regulator transcription factor, producing MARQAILMIDDDQALRASLAEQLRLHEDLEVVQAGSGGEGLEKAGQQHFDAIILDVGLPDMDGRDACRVLRRNGIACPILMLTAADGDADTILGLDSGANDYITKPFRLGVLLARLRAHLRQHAQSEDAVFTIGPYSFRPAAKLLVETGSERKVRLTEKETAILKYLYRAGQRVIDRETLLHEVWGYNPGVTTHTLETHVYRLRQKIEPDPSDAKILVTDTGGYKLVP from the coding sequence ATGGCGCGACAAGCCATTCTGATGATCGACGACGACCAGGCGTTGCGCGCCTCGCTGGCCGAGCAGTTGCGCCTGCACGAGGACCTGGAGGTCGTCCAGGCCGGCAGCGGTGGCGAGGGCCTCGAAAAGGCGGGCCAGCAGCATTTCGACGCCATCATCCTGGATGTCGGCCTGCCGGACATGGACGGGCGCGACGCCTGCCGCGTGCTGCGCCGCAACGGCATTGCCTGCCCGATCCTGATGCTCACCGCCGCCGATGGCGACGCGGATACGATTCTGGGCCTCGATTCCGGGGCCAACGACTACATCACCAAGCCGTTCCGGCTGGGAGTGTTGCTGGCGCGCCTGCGAGCGCATCTGCGCCAGCACGCGCAGAGCGAGGATGCGGTGTTCACCATCGGCCCCTACAGCTTCCGCCCGGCGGCGAAGCTGCTGGTGGAAACCGGCTCGGAGCGCAAGGTGCGGCTGACCGAAAAAGAGACGGCGATTCTGAAATATCTCTACCGCGCGGGGCAGCGGGTGATCGACCGCGAGACCCTGCTGCACGAGGTCTGGGGCTACAATCCGGGCGTGACCACGCACACGCTCGAAACCCATGTGTACCGCCTGAGGCAAAAGATCGAGCCCGACCCGTCCGATGCGAAAATCCTGGTGACGGATACCGGCGGCTACAAGCTTGTGCCCTAA
- a CDS encoding RNA-binding S4 domain-containing protein encodes MRASPVAAPRPARRTRAARPVSRTRARPPRLPRPRPAQSATAPARPATRGRSIRIPPSPACAPRWRRHREVTTPLLHDQDAPPTRLRIDKWLVHARFCKTRSVAVTLVSKGRVRVNRQPVRKASHELKAGDVLTLPRGRGVAVVRVIAMGERRGPATEARLLYEELVPAD; translated from the coding sequence ATGCGCGCCAGCCCCGTCGCCGCGCCCCGGCCGGCAAGGCGGACCAGAGCGGCCCGTCCGGTAAGCCGGACCAGAGCAAGACCGCCAAGACTGCCAAGACCGCGGCCCGCGCAAAGCGCCACGGCGCCGGCAAGGCCCGCAACCCGCGGCCGGTCAATCCGGATTCCCCCTTCGCCGGCCTGCGCTCCGCGCTGGCGGCGGCATCGTGAGGTGACCACGCCCTTGCTGCACGACCAAGACGCGCCCCCGACCCGCCTGCGCATCGACAAATGGCTGGTGCACGCCCGGTTCTGCAAGACCCGGTCGGTCGCCGTAACCCTGGTGAGCAAGGGGCGGGTGCGGGTGAACCGCCAGCCGGTGCGCAAGGCCAGCCACGAGTTGAAGGCGGGCGACGTGCTGACCCTGCCGCGGGGGCGCGGGGTCGCCGTGGTGCGGGTGATCGCCATGGGCGAGCGCCGCGGACCTGCGACAGAAGCGCGGCTTTTGTACGAGGAACTGGTGCCGGCGGATTGA
- a CDS encoding ferredoxin family protein, with product MTYIVNEDCIKCKHMDCVEVCPVDCFYVGANMLVIHPDECIDCGVCEPECPVEAIKPDTEPGAEDWVEFNREYAEKWPNITRKGEAPADAEEWAGVPNKFKDHFDPSPGTP from the coding sequence ATGACCTATATCGTCAACGAAGACTGCATTAAGTGCAAACACATGGACTGCGTCGAGGTTTGCCCCGTCGACTGCTTCTATGTGGGCGCCAACATGCTGGTGATCCATCCGGACGAATGCATCGACTGCGGTGTGTGCGAGCCGGAATGTCCGGTCGAGGCCATCAAGCCCGACACCGAACCGGGCGCCGAGGACTGGGTCGAGTTCAATCGGGAATATGCCGAGAAGTGGCCGAACATCACCCGCAAGGGCGAGGCCCCGGCCGATGCCGAGGAATGGGCCGGCGTGCCGAACAAGTTCAAGGACCATTTCGACCCGTCGCCGGGCACTCCCTGA
- a CDS encoding CarD family transcriptional regulator, which translates to MAKQAKFQPGDYVVYPAHGLGQVTDIETRTVAGFELEMLVIEFEKEKMTLRIPLAKVGAAGLRGLSSKKDMADALKTLKGKVRIKRTMWSRRAQEYEAKINSGSLVQVAEVVRDLFRNAEQPDQSYSERQIYQAALERLTRELAAVDRLDEDTAQQKLEAILSAASSAAQAAAADAEDEAEDEVEATEEAA; encoded by the coding sequence ATGGCAAAACAGGCAAAGTTCCAGCCCGGTGACTATGTGGTCTATCCCGCGCACGGCTTGGGCCAGGTTACCGATATCGAGACCCGGACCGTGGCCGGGTTCGAGCTGGAAATGCTGGTGATCGAGTTCGAAAAGGAAAAGATGACCCTGCGCATTCCGCTCGCCAAGGTTGGCGCGGCCGGGCTGCGGGGCCTTTCCTCGAAGAAGGACATGGCCGATGCGCTCAAAACCCTGAAGGGCAAGGTGCGGATCAAGCGCACCATGTGGAGCCGCCGGGCGCAGGAATACGAGGCGAAAATCAACTCCGGCAGCCTGGTGCAGGTGGCCGAGGTGGTGCGCGACCTGTTCCGCAACGCCGAACAGCCCGACCAGTCCTACAGCGAACGCCAGATCTATCAGGCGGCGCTGGAACGCCTGACCCGCGAACTGGCCGCGGTCGACCGCCTGGACGAGGACACGGCCCAGCAAAAGCTGGAAGCGATTCTGAGCGCCGCGTCGTCCGCCGCCCAGGCCGCCGCCGCCGATGCGGAAGACGAGGCCGAGGACGAGGTGGAGGCCACCGAAGAGGCGGCCTGA